A DNA window from Arachis hypogaea cultivar Tifrunner chromosome 18, arahy.Tifrunner.gnm2.J5K5, whole genome shotgun sequence contains the following coding sequences:
- the LOC112770788 gene encoding pentatricopeptide repeat-containing protein At4g39620, chloroplastic, with amino-acid sequence MSVLSSSFAKYRTTTNHPSLTIPPVRISCGPVPTRRKNNTDQSEERRELVRLLTGKITAEREPLLKTLNKHVKHLRTEHCFLLFEELGKQDSWLQCIEVFRWMQKQQWYIADNGVYSKLISVMGKKGQTRMAMWLFSEMRNSGCRPDTSVYNALITAHLHSRDKAKALAKALGYFDKMKGMERCKPNIVTYNILLRAFAQARNADQVNSLFRDLDETVISPDIYTFNGVMDAFGKNGMIREMESVLARMKSHKCKPDLITFNLLIDAYGKKQEFDKMEQVFKSLLKSKQKPTLPTFNSMILNYGKARLKEKAENVFRKMTDMGYEPSFVTHESLIYMYGYCDCISKARDLFEGLIESKAQIKPSTLNAMLDAYCINGLPLEADSLLERAISLQVFPDASTYKLLYRAYTKANLKELLDKLLKHMDRNGIIPNKKFFLDALGSSRDKSKSATTAVTHSNSSQDFAKPQLKN; translated from the exons ATGtctgttctttcttcttcatttgcCAAATACAGGACAACTACAAACCATCCAAGCTTGACTATACCACCCGTTCGAATCTCATGCGGCCCGGTTCCGACCCGGAGGAAGAATAACACCGACCAATCGGAAGAGAGACGAGAGCTGGTTCGTTTACTGACCGGGAAAATAACCGCCGAGAGAGAGCCTCTCCTGAAGACACTGAACAAGCACGTGAAGCACCTGAGAACCGAGCATTGCTTCTTGCTCTTCGAAGAGCTTGGTAAACAAGATAGCTGGCTACAATGCATTGAG GTTTTCAGGTGGATGCAGAAACAACAGTGGTATATTGCTGACAATGGAGTTTACTCGAAGCTCATATCAGTCATGGGAAAGAAAGGCCAAACCAGGATGGCTATGTGGCTCTTCTCGGAGATGCGGAATTCCGGTTGCCGCCCAGATACTTCTGTGTATAATGCTCTTATCACGGCTCACCTTCATTCCCGGGACAAGGCAAAGGCATTGGCCAAAGCTCTTGGCTACTTTGACAAGATGAAGGGAATGGAGCGTTGTAAGCCCAACATTGTTACTTATAACATTCTCTTGAGAGCTTTTGCGCAGGCCCGCAATGCAGATCAAGTGAATTCTTTGTTCAGGGATCTTGATGAGACTGTCATTTCTCCTGATATATACACGTTTAATGGTGTCATGGATGCTTTTGGAAAGAATGGAATGATCCGCGAAATGGAATCTGTGCTTGCTCGAATGAAAAGCCATAAGTGTAAGCCTGACTTGATTACCTTTAATTTGCTCATCGATGCATATGGGAAGAAGCAGGAATTCGATAAGATGGAACAAGTATTCAAGAGTTTGTTGAAGTCCAAGCAGAAACCAACACTGCCTACGTTTAATTCCATGATCCTGAACTATGGGAAGGCACGATTAAAGGAGAAAGCAGAAAATGTTTTCAGAAAAATGACTGACATGGGTTATGAACCAAGCTTTGTCACTCACGAGAGTCTCATCTACATGTATGGATACTGTGATTGCATTTCCAAAGCTAGAGATTTATTTGAAGGGCTAATTGAGTCAAAGGCTCAGATAAAACCATCAACCCTAAATGCTATGCTTGATGCTTACTGCATAAATGGTTTACCATTGGAAGCAGATTCTCTGTTGGAGAGGGCAATTAGTTTACAAGTGTTTCCTGATGCTTCAACATATAAGCTTCTTTATAGGGCTTACACTAAAGCCAACTTGAAGGAGCTTTTGGATAAATTGCTGAAGCATATGGATAGAAATGGTATTATCCCTAACAAGAAGTTCTTCCTAGATGCTTTGGGATCTTCACGGGACAAGTCAAAATCTGCTACTACTGCTGTAACTCATTCAAATAGCTCCCAAGATTTTGCAAAACCTCAGCTGAAAAATTAG